The following are encoded together in the Novipirellula artificiosorum genome:
- a CDS encoding diguanylate cyclase, which yields MSLILGAQWLGMLPDTERIQLQGRQSLCESIAINSSAHVRRQQWVDLTTILRTQVERNEDLLSIGLRSEMGTLRLDTGHHAEMWPSDPELEPRVEIVKVPITLNRRPWGTVEFCFHKPETSKLAPLTEHSIYRLVGFFVLAGLASYTLFVAKIMGVFSKTQVVPDRVRQALDTLAEGLLVLDEKGRIVLANRAFADTVGMSSEELALQSASEMAWSLPTGSEHPEVYPWMAAIENGELQSEQMLRYRLADGRNRIFSVNAAPLGGDDQQRGALATFRDVTHVEEHREELERMLGMLRSSRDEIERKNGELEILATQDALTGCLNRRAFFERFEKLWREAKAEESPLACIMIDNDHFKNVNDTYGHHVGDEVLRRVSKTIRDMHQHHGLVCRYGGEEFCVVLPGLSLRQAITEAERTREAIASITFADPAELRLTASIGVSELRFNPVDTQELINQADACLYVAKREGRNRVIAYNINMASEIENTSEQRMPKKAKRLEISYQAVTALMSALSYRDAKTAEHSRRVADLCARASALTLDPAQIYLLEIAALLHDIGKVGVPDHILLKPGALTEQEWEVMARHDRIGVEIVAGAFDCPELTAIISAHQLLGRSATDSAELPSDEHTLWCAKLLTICDSYDAMFSDTVYRKGRSHEEAIAELRRCAGTQFDAELVELFASSIDNRTPTVTSGAFALGKQAAIQIGQDVERLAEAIENQDLEGIAMHVLCLGKTADSCGIDSIVEAAAQIDAITKSEEVQWKALLEETHEILDAARAAQSEFLRESLEIEKRLSFPD from the coding sequence GTGAGTCTTATTTTGGGTGCACAGTGGCTCGGAATGCTGCCCGATACGGAGAGAATTCAGCTACAAGGCAGGCAATCGCTGTGCGAATCCATTGCGATCAATTCGTCTGCGCACGTTCGCCGACAACAATGGGTCGACCTGACCACGATCCTGCGAACGCAGGTCGAACGGAATGAGGACTTGCTGTCGATCGGCCTTCGCAGCGAGATGGGCACCCTTCGACTCGACACCGGCCACCACGCAGAGATGTGGCCATCGGACCCCGAACTTGAGCCACGGGTCGAGATCGTCAAGGTACCGATCACCCTCAACCGACGTCCTTGGGGCACCGTTGAGTTTTGTTTTCACAAGCCAGAGACCTCCAAGCTAGCACCGCTCACCGAACATTCCATCTATCGGCTGGTTGGGTTCTTCGTACTCGCAGGACTTGCCTCGTATACCTTGTTTGTGGCGAAAATCATGGGCGTGTTCAGCAAAACCCAAGTGGTGCCGGATCGTGTGCGTCAGGCACTCGATACGCTGGCGGAAGGGTTGTTGGTACTCGACGAGAAGGGACGCATCGTCTTAGCCAACCGAGCATTTGCCGATACGGTCGGGATGAGTTCCGAAGAATTGGCCTTGCAAAGCGCATCCGAAATGGCGTGGTCGCTGCCGACGGGCAGCGAACATCCCGAGGTCTATCCCTGGATGGCAGCGATTGAAAATGGCGAGTTGCAAAGCGAGCAGATGTTGCGGTACCGGTTAGCGGACGGGCGAAACCGAATCTTCTCGGTCAACGCAGCCCCGCTCGGAGGCGATGATCAACAGCGAGGTGCCTTGGCAACCTTCCGCGACGTTACCCACGTCGAAGAACACCGCGAAGAACTCGAAAGAATGCTTGGCATGCTCCGCAGCAGCCGCGACGAGATCGAACGCAAAAACGGTGAACTGGAAATTTTGGCCACTCAAGACGCCTTGACGGGATGCCTAAATCGTCGTGCGTTCTTTGAACGGTTTGAGAAGCTGTGGCGTGAGGCGAAAGCCGAGGAATCGCCATTGGCATGCATCATGATCGATAACGACCATTTCAAAAACGTCAACGACACCTATGGACATCATGTCGGCGACGAAGTCCTGCGCCGCGTCTCGAAGACCATTCGTGACATGCACCAACATCATGGATTGGTTTGCCGGTACGGCGGCGAGGAATTCTGTGTCGTGTTGCCAGGACTCAGTCTGCGTCAAGCGATCACGGAGGCGGAAAGGACGCGCGAGGCGATCGCCAGCATCACCTTCGCAGATCCTGCCGAGTTGCGGCTCACCGCCAGCATTGGCGTTTCGGAATTGCGATTCAATCCGGTCGATACGCAAGAGCTGATCAATCAAGCAGACGCTTGTTTGTACGTAGCAAAACGCGAAGGCCGAAACCGCGTGATTGCCTACAACATCAACATGGCATCGGAAATCGAGAACACGTCCGAACAACGAATGCCCAAGAAGGCAAAACGACTCGAGATCTCGTACCAAGCGGTCACCGCGTTGATGTCTGCGCTCTCGTACCGTGATGCTAAGACCGCCGAGCACAGCCGGCGCGTTGCAGACCTCTGTGCACGAGCGTCCGCACTGACTCTCGATCCAGCACAAATCTACCTGCTCGAAATCGCAGCATTGCTGCACGACATTGGCAAAGTAGGGGTTCCCGACCATATCCTTTTGAAGCCGGGCGCATTGACCGAGCAAGAATGGGAAGTCATGGCCCGACATGATCGGATTGGCGTCGAAATCGTTGCCGGTGCGTTCGATTGTCCTGAATTGACCGCGATCATCTCGGCACATCAACTGCTCGGTCGCAGCGCGACGGACTCCGCCGAACTCCCGAGCGATGAGCACACGCTGTGGTGTGCCAAACTGTTGACGATCTGCGACAGCTACGATGCGATGTTCTCCGATACCGTTTATCGCAAGGGCCGGTCTCACGAAGAAGCGATTGCTGAGCTGCGTCGCTGCGCGGGGACGCAGTTCGATGCTGAGTTGGTGGAACTGTTCGCATCTTCGATCGACAACCGGACGCCCACCGTGACCTCGGGTGCATTTGCACTTGGCAAACAAGCAGCCATTCAGATTGGACAAGATGTGGAACGATTGGCCGAAGCCATCGAGAACCAGGATCTCGAAGGCATCGCAATGCATGTCCTCTGTCTCGGCAAGACCGCCGACAGCTGCGGAATCGACTCGATCGTGGAAGCGGCAGCTCAGATCGATGCGATTACCAAAAGCGAAGAGGTTCAATGGAAGGCATTGTTGGAGGAAACTCACGAGATACTCGACGCAGCCCGCGCGGCGCAGTCCGAGTTCCTACGAGAATCGCTCGAAATTGAGAAGCGTCTCTCCTTTCCCGATTAG
- a CDS encoding DUF6159 family protein: MMFERFATGFSLARQSWDVLRTDKHLLLFPLLSGIGCLMVMASFAVPLLATGTVQNAVGAGVGDDQSSDPMQNPLYLAILFAFYFVNYFVIVFFNSALIACAVKRFYGADPTIREGLSAAMARLPQIAGWALVSATVGLILRVIESRSERVGQFVSAILGMAWSAATFFVVPVLVIERLGPIAAVKRSGELLKSSWGEALAGNSSIGFFCFLAMIPCIVLIVTGGIMLGGNLAIVGGILVVLGVIGILIVSLISSALSAIVQAAVYMYGASGDAPTGFDASTLRSAFSRA, translated from the coding sequence ATGATGTTTGAACGATTTGCTACCGGGTTTTCACTTGCTCGTCAAAGTTGGGACGTTTTAAGAACGGACAAGCATTTGTTGCTGTTCCCGCTATTGAGTGGCATCGGTTGCTTGATGGTGATGGCGTCGTTTGCGGTGCCCTTGTTGGCAACGGGCACGGTCCAGAACGCTGTCGGCGCAGGAGTCGGAGACGATCAGAGTAGCGATCCAATGCAAAACCCGTTGTATTTGGCGATCCTGTTCGCCTTCTACTTCGTCAACTATTTCGTGATCGTTTTTTTCAACAGTGCGTTGATTGCATGTGCTGTGAAGCGATTCTATGGCGCCGATCCCACCATCCGTGAAGGGCTGTCGGCGGCCATGGCTCGATTGCCGCAAATCGCTGGTTGGGCATTGGTCAGTGCGACGGTTGGACTGATCTTGCGAGTGATCGAAAGCCGCAGCGAGCGTGTGGGCCAGTTCGTTTCGGCGATTCTTGGCATGGCATGGTCGGCAGCAACCTTCTTTGTCGTTCCCGTTTTGGTGATCGAGCGTCTCGGGCCCATCGCGGCCGTGAAACGCTCGGGTGAACTTCTAAAAAGTTCTTGGGGCGAAGCGTTGGCAGGCAACAGCAGCATCGGTTTCTTTTGCTTCTTGGCGATGATCCCCTGCATCGTCCTGATTGTCACGGGAGGGATCATGCTCGGCGGAAACCTCGCCATCGTCGGTGGAATCCTGGTCGTCCTCGGCGTTATTGGCATCCTGATCGTTTCGCTGATTTCAAGCGCCTTGTCCGCGATCGTCCAGGCGGCCGTTTATATGTATGGAGCAAGTGGCGATGCTCCGACCGGTTTCGACGCCTCCACTCTTCGCAGTGCGTTTTCGCGTGCGTAG
- a CDS encoding glycoside hydrolase family 172 protein — MNLNPKPARSFARPLRLAHLSFLSLIALAFLNGSNAESSAEKPATISLGSLLDEMIDRSVIARWPGAKYSCRQASSYDRDSVSADDEGWFANWDRSQFIRTEEKDGRSEHVLLDAEGPGAVVRFWATWHGPGGTAFSDGTLRVYLDGEETPTLERRMSEFIDGGEAATHGLVGAPLSQGVSPKTKYAQRGHNLYLPIPYAKHCKITYSADVLIDRGGRKGEALYYQINYRTYDQDTQVETFDTSQLERMQAKIKTVQSRLLESGVTAAGLKTTTLSKKTLQPEGTETISLDGPAAINELSLKVSAADLPQALRSTVLQIKFDDESTVWCPVGDFFGIGYQVKPYKTWYTEVTPDGLMTCWWRMPFGESCEITVHNLGDQPVTIDRCTVLAGPWVWDDHSMHFHTCWRQYSEISTGIDKKMEKREGARDVNYISIKGRGIYVGDTLTVFNGTAAWWGEGDEKIYVDGEAFPSHFGTGTEDYYGYAWCRPESFSAPFHSQPEGGGNLAGGFSVNSRYRSLDAIPFDRLLTFDMELWHWRDTKVDYAPTTFWYAMPNATSNVEPNIESATRKVTLHVSQIVKPVFVEGAIEAETIRVIEKTGGNFQIQRISGYHWSNDAQLWWIDGKAGDRLTLDFPAPKSGTYKITAGFVHAPDYAIVKVSLNTSDGGTHDLYAPRVVNEPTVLGTFELDAISNKMSFTIAGANPKAIKRHMVGLDYLLLEPAE; from the coding sequence GTGAACCTCAACCCGAAACCCGCTCGCTCCTTCGCCCGTCCCCTCCGTCTCGCTCACCTATCATTCCTGTCGCTGATCGCTCTTGCCTTCCTTAACGGTTCCAACGCGGAATCTTCCGCCGAAAAACCTGCAACGATCTCCCTCGGTTCCCTACTCGATGAAATGATTGATCGAAGCGTGATTGCCCGCTGGCCAGGCGCTAAATACAGCTGCCGCCAGGCGAGCAGCTATGATCGTGATTCGGTTTCGGCTGACGACGAAGGCTGGTTCGCAAACTGGGATCGAAGCCAGTTCATTCGGACAGAGGAAAAAGACGGGCGTTCCGAACATGTACTGCTGGATGCGGAAGGTCCTGGTGCCGTGGTTCGCTTCTGGGCGACTTGGCATGGGCCGGGTGGCACGGCGTTTTCCGATGGCACGCTGCGCGTGTACTTAGACGGTGAAGAAACGCCAACCCTTGAACGTAGGATGAGCGAGTTTATCGATGGAGGCGAAGCGGCAACCCATGGCCTTGTCGGTGCCCCGCTGTCGCAAGGCGTCTCGCCAAAAACAAAGTATGCACAGCGCGGCCACAACCTCTACTTGCCCATTCCCTATGCCAAGCACTGTAAGATCACCTATTCGGCCGATGTTTTGATCGACCGGGGGGGCCGCAAGGGCGAAGCGCTCTACTACCAAATCAACTATCGAACCTACGACCAAGACACCCAGGTCGAAACATTTGATACCTCCCAGCTCGAACGAATGCAAGCGAAGATCAAGACGGTTCAAAGTCGATTGCTTGAATCGGGGGTGACCGCCGCAGGCCTTAAGACGACAACCCTAAGCAAGAAGACGCTACAACCCGAGGGCACCGAAACGATTTCGCTCGACGGGCCTGCGGCGATCAACGAATTGTCGCTCAAGGTGTCGGCTGCAGATTTGCCACAAGCACTACGCAGCACGGTGCTGCAAATCAAATTCGATGACGAGTCCACAGTCTGGTGTCCCGTTGGCGATTTCTTTGGCATTGGCTACCAGGTCAAGCCGTACAAGACTTGGTATACCGAAGTTACCCCGGACGGACTGATGACCTGTTGGTGGCGGATGCCATTCGGGGAATCTTGCGAAATCACGGTGCACAACCTAGGGGATCAACCGGTGACGATCGACCGATGCACGGTGCTTGCTGGCCCATGGGTGTGGGACGATCACTCGATGCACTTTCATACGTGCTGGAGACAGTATTCGGAGATCTCGACCGGGATTGACAAGAAGATGGAGAAACGTGAGGGAGCGAGGGATGTCAACTACATCTCGATCAAGGGCCGCGGTATCTACGTTGGTGATACACTGACCGTGTTCAATGGAACCGCTGCGTGGTGGGGCGAAGGCGACGAAAAGATTTACGTCGATGGCGAAGCATTTCCGTCCCATTTCGGAACCGGCACCGAAGACTACTACGGATATGCTTGGTGTCGGCCCGAGTCGTTCAGCGCCCCGTTTCACTCGCAACCCGAAGGTGGCGGAAACCTGGCCGGTGGCTTTTCCGTGAACAGTCGATACCGAAGTCTCGATGCGATTCCGTTCGACCGTTTGCTCACGTTTGACATGGAACTTTGGCACTGGCGTGATACCAAGGTCGATTACGCTCCAACCACCTTCTGGTACGCCATGCCAAATGCCACGAGCAATGTTGAACCCAATATCGAGTCGGCAACACGAAAAGTAACTCTCCACGTCTCACAAATCGTGAAGCCTGTCTTCGTTGAAGGCGCGATCGAGGCAGAAACGATAAGAGTCATTGAGAAGACAGGAGGGAACTTCCAAATCCAAAGGATCAGCGGGTACCATTGGAGCAACGACGCTCAACTCTGGTGGATCGATGGCAAGGCGGGTGATCGTTTGACCCTTGATTTTCCAGCGCCCAAGTCGGGAACCTACAAAATAACCGCCGGTTTCGTACACGCTCCCGATTACGCCATTGTGAAAGTTTCGCTGAACACTTCCGATGGCGGAACGCATGACTTGTATGCGCCACGAGTGGTCAACGAGCCAACTGTGCTTGGCACGTTTGAGCTCGACGCAATATCGAACAAGATGTCGTTTACGATTGCTGGCGCGAACCCCAAAGCCATCAAGCGGCACATGGTCGGGCTCGATTACCTATTGCTCGAACCGGCTGAGTAG